From Opitutaceae bacterium:
TGCTCCAACTCCACCTTCATCAAGACCTCTTCCTTGCCTTCAACCCCGAGCAGGCGGTAGCCTGACATCGTTAGTTCCAACATTGCAGGGGACATGCTGTCTGGTTCTCAGCGGCATGTCCCCATTCTTTGATGAAGAGCCCTCATGTCGTACTTCGTTTACCTCCTCTTCAACACAGAGGGTCGCACTTACATCGGGCTCTCGGAAAATCCTCACGCGCGCCTACTCCAGCACAATGCGGGTGAATCAAAATGGACCTCCAAGTATCGCCCTTGGCGGCTCACCTGGATCAGCAAGCCACTCTCACTAGGCGAAGCACGTAAGCTGGAACCCGTGACGCGGAAGGCGCAGCTACCGGCGCGGGGTGAGCATAGCTCCGGGATCGAGGACCCGATCCACAGCCTCCTCGCTGAGCAGGCCCCTCGACAGGATCACGTCCCTGAGCGTGCGCCCTTCCTGGAACGCCTGCTTCGCAACTGAGGCCGCGGCATCGTATCCGATATGTGGATTCAAGGCCGTGGCGAGCATCAGGGAACGATCCACCAGCTCCCTGCACCGTGCTTCGTCCGCCTCGATGCCGGTGACACAGCGCTCTGCAAACACCCGCGTGGCGTTGGAAAGGCAGTGAATGGAGTCATGCAGGCAATGCGCAAGCAGCGGCAGCGTCGCATTCAGCTCGAAATGCCCTTCGCGGCCGCAAAGCGCGGCCACGTGGCAAAGGCCCTGCGCGTAAAGCGCGGCTTGAATCAGCATCTCGCACATGACCGGATTCACCTTCCCGGGCATGACCGAACTGCCCGGCTGGGTCGACGGAAGCCGGATCTCCTGCAGACCGGCCCGAGGGCCCGAGGCAAGCAGTCGCAGATCATTGGCGATCTTTGTGAGGGCGGCCGCGACGGCCGTAAGCTGCCCTGCAACTTCAACGATGTCATCTCGACAGGCCTGCGCCTCGAAATGATTCTCGGCCTCGCGCAAGCGGAGGCCTGTAGTGGCGGATAGGATACTGCACACCTCCGAGCCGAAGCGCGCATGCGTGTTCAGACCCGTGCCAACGGCGGTGCCGCCGATGGCCAGCTCCGCCAGGGCGGCGACCGCGCGGTCGACCCGTGCAACCGCCTTGCTCGCCTGAGCCGCGTAACCCGATAGCTCCTGCCCCAAGGTAAGGGGTGTCGCATCCATCAAATGAGTGCGACCTACCTTCACGATCCCGCGAAAGGCAGTAGAGCGATCCTCCAGCGCGCTTCCGAGTCCTATGAGCGCAGGACGAAGGGTGTCGCGGAGAACGAGCGCCACGGACATATGCAAGGCCGAAGGAATGACATCGTTGGACGACTGCCCAAGGTTGACGTCGTCATTCGGATGCAGCGGATTCTTCGATCCAAGGGGGTGTCCTGTCAGTTGGCTCGCCCGGTTCGAGATCACCTCGTTCATATTCGTGTTGGTCGACGTGCCAGACCCCGTCTGAAATACATCGACCGGAAATTGCGACTCCCACTTGCCAGCTTCGATCTCGCCCGCCACCTGCTGGATCAACCGGCTTTTATCGGAGCTCAGCAGGCCGAAGGTTTCGTTGGCCCTCGCGCTTGCGGCTTTGATTCGGGCGAGGCTGGCAATGAATGCATGTGGAAGCCGTCGCCCGCTGATGGAAAAGTTCTCCACGGCCCGCTGGGTGGAGGCGCCATATAAAGCGCCGTCGGGCACAAGGAATGTGCCCATACTATCGGTTTCGGTGCGCATGGAAGAGCATAGCATTGAGCCCAAGGAAAGCAAAACCCCGCGCATTGAGGGACCTTTTGCCTCCCTCCAAAAAAAGGGCCCTCCAAGTTGGAGGGCCTTTCGCTCAATTTGTGTGAAGGACTCGTCCTTACTTGCTCGCCAATTTCGCGCCCGATTCCTTCCAACCTTTCAGGCCGCCTTTGTAGTGTTTCACGTTCGTGTAACCAAGCTT
This genomic window contains:
- a CDS encoding class II fumarate hydratase, whose translation is MRTETDSMGTFLVPDGALYGASTQRAVENFSISGRRLPHAFIASLARIKAASARANETFGLLSSDKSRLIQQVAGEIEAGKWESQFPVDVFQTGSGTSTNTNMNEVISNRASQLTGHPLGSKNPLHPNDDVNLGQSSNDVIPSALHMSVALVLRDTLRPALIGLGSALEDRSTAFRGIVKVGRTHLMDATPLTLGQELSGYAAQASKAVARVDRAVAALAELAIGGTAVGTGLNTHARFGSEVCSILSATTGLRLREAENHFEAQACRDDIVEVAGQLTAVAAALTKIANDLRLLASGPRAGLQEIRLPSTQPGSSVMPGKVNPVMCEMLIQAALYAQGLCHVAALCGREGHFELNATLPLLAHCLHDSIHCLSNATRVFAERCVTGIEADEARCRELVDRSLMLATALNPHIGYDAAASVAKQAFQEGRTLRDVILSRGLLSEEAVDRVLDPGAMLTPRR